A genomic window from Prochlorococcus sp. RS04 includes:
- the typA gene encoding translational GTPase TypA produces the protein MSSSIKEIRNVAIIAHVDHGKTTLVDALLSQSGIFRDNEVIPTCVMDSNDLERERGITILSKNTAVNYKDTRINIIDTPGHADFGGEVERVLGMVDGCLLIVDANEGPMPQTRFVLKKALEKGLRPIVFVNKIDRPRVVPEIAIDKVLDLFLELGADDDQCDFPYLFGSGLSGFAKEEMESNSDNMMPLFEAIIRHVPPPVGDSNKPLQLQITTLDYSDFLGRIVIGKIHNGSIKNGQQASLIKENGKTIKGKVSKLLGFEGLQRIDINEAFAGDIVAVSGFDDVNIGETIACPDSPHPLPLIKVDEPTLNMTFVVNDSPFAGKEGKFVTSRQLKNRLERELLTNVALRVEETDSPDRFSVSGRGELHLGILIETMRREGFEFQISQPQVIFREIDNVECEPIETLVLDVPEVSVGSCIEKLGSRKAEMKNMQTSSDGRTQLEFLVPSRGLIGFRGEFVRITRGEGIMSHSFYEYKPKTGDFETRRNGVLIAFEEGVATFYALKNAEDRGVYFIKPGVKVYKGMIIGENNRPQDLELNICKTKQLTNMRSAGAEELDTLQSPVDITLERALEYIGPDEMLEVTPDSIRMRKINKKKRN, from the coding sequence ATGTCATCTTCGATAAAAGAAATTAGAAATGTTGCAATTATTGCTCACGTAGATCATGGGAAGACAACTCTTGTAGATGCATTGTTATCTCAATCAGGAATATTTAGAGACAATGAAGTTATCCCTACATGTGTAATGGATTCAAATGATCTTGAAAGAGAAAGGGGGATAACAATTCTCTCAAAAAATACTGCAGTTAATTATAAAGATACCAGAATTAATATTATAGATACACCTGGACACGCTGATTTTGGAGGAGAAGTTGAAAGGGTTTTGGGAATGGTTGATGGTTGTCTGCTTATTGTTGATGCAAATGAGGGTCCTATGCCTCAAACAAGATTTGTTTTAAAAAAAGCATTAGAAAAAGGACTTAGGCCCATAGTCTTTGTAAATAAAATAGATAGACCACGAGTAGTACCAGAAATAGCAATTGATAAGGTCCTTGATTTGTTTTTGGAATTAGGTGCTGATGATGATCAATGTGATTTTCCTTATCTTTTTGGGAGTGGTTTATCTGGTTTCGCAAAAGAAGAGATGGAATCTAATAGTGACAATATGATGCCTCTTTTTGAAGCTATTATCAGACACGTTCCTCCTCCAGTAGGTGACTCTAATAAGCCTTTACAACTACAAATTACTACTTTGGATTATTCTGATTTCTTAGGCAGAATAGTAATTGGAAAGATCCACAATGGAAGTATAAAAAATGGCCAACAGGCTAGTTTAATTAAAGAAAACGGAAAAACTATTAAAGGTAAGGTTAGTAAGCTCTTAGGATTTGAAGGATTACAAAGAATTGATATAAATGAAGCATTTGCAGGTGATATTGTTGCCGTTTCTGGTTTCGATGACGTCAATATTGGTGAGACCATAGCATGTCCCGACTCTCCTCATCCTCTTCCATTAATCAAAGTTGATGAACCTACCTTAAATATGACTTTTGTTGTCAATGATTCACCATTCGCGGGAAAGGAGGGAAAATTTGTTACTAGTAGACAATTAAAAAATAGACTGGAGAGGGAACTTTTAACAAATGTTGCCCTGAGAGTAGAAGAAACTGATTCACCTGACAGGTTTTCAGTTTCAGGGAGAGGAGAATTACATCTAGGGATATTGATTGAAACTATGAGAAGAGAGGGTTTTGAGTTTCAAATCTCACAACCTCAAGTAATTTTCAGGGAAATTGATAATGTTGAATGTGAGCCTATAGAGACTTTAGTTTTAGATGTACCTGAAGTATCTGTTGGTTCTTGTATCGAAAAACTTGGATCTAGAAAGGCAGAGATGAAAAACATGCAGACAAGTTCAGATGGGAGAACTCAATTAGAGTTTCTTGTCCCATCGAGAGGACTTATTGGATTTCGTGGTGAATTTGTTCGAATAACAAGAGGTGAGGGTATTATGAGTCATTCGTTTTATGAATATAAACCTAAAACAGGAGATTTTGAAACCAGAAGAAATGGAGTCCTTATAGCTTTTGAGGAAGGTGTGGCCACATTTTATGCATTAAAGAATGCTGAAGATAGGGGAGTCTATTTCATTAAACCTGGAGTTAAAGTTTATAAGGGAATGATAATCGGAGAGAATAATCGACCTCAAGATCTTGAGTTAAATATATGTAAAACTAAGCAGTTGACTAATATGAGGTCTGCAGGGGCAGAAGAACTTGATACTTTGCAGTCACCTGTTGATATTACTCTTGAAAGAGCACTCGAATATATTGGTCCAGATGAAATGCTAGAGGTGACACCAGATTCAATAAGAATGAGGAAAATAAATAAAAAGAAAAGAAATTAA
- a CDS encoding DUF309 domain-containing protein: MNEENTKSFKDSLFTALNLFNNHEWYEAHDAFEEIWNTVDGEERQVIQGILQVSVSQFHLSKGNLNGATILLGEGLGRIKTRTKINLGIDLESFCQCLEDLLRKLQYKELLSENDKPFLKPL; encoded by the coding sequence ATGAACGAAGAAAATACAAAAAGTTTTAAAGATTCTCTTTTTACTGCTTTAAATCTTTTTAACAATCATGAATGGTATGAGGCTCATGATGCTTTTGAAGAAATATGGAATACCGTTGATGGTGAAGAAAGACAAGTTATCCAAGGAATTTTACAAGTATCTGTTTCTCAGTTTCACTTAAGTAAGGGTAACTTAAATGGAGCTACTATCCTGCTTGGGGAGGGTTTAGGTAGAATAAAAACTAGAACTAAGATTAATTTAGGAATTGATCTTGAATCATTCTGCCAGTGTTTAGAAGATTTATTGAGGAAATTACAATATAAAGAGCTATTAAGTGAGAACGATAAGCCTTTTTTGAAACCTCTTTGA
- the chlP gene encoding geranylgeranyl reductase, with product MLRVAVIGGGPSGSCAAEILAKAGIKTWLFERKLDNAKPCGGAIPLCMVEEFDLPESIIDRKVRHMRMISPSNREVDISLDRVYGKSDNEFIGMCRREVMDAFMRNRASDLGATLINGLVTSIDTGDNNQGPYKLSYSDFTNGDKKGELKELTVDLLIGADGANSRVAKAMDAGDYKVAIAFQERIKLPKEEMSYYEDLAEMYVGTDVSPDFYGWVFPKYDHVAVGTGTMQKNQSLIKGLQEGVRNRAKKRLVNGEVIKVEAHPIPEHPRPRRVVGRMALVGDAAGYVTKSSGEGIYFAAKSGRMCAEEIVEASKNGQVIPSEKDLKNYLKKWDKKYGTTYKVLEILQNIFYRNDSAREAFVEMCDDMDVQRLTFDSYLYKRVVSMKPLQQLKITMLTLGSILRGKALAPLKYKPVDSAVRENNEVEKMLENYSIKGGIKVKSSKV from the coding sequence ATGTTGAGAGTAGCTGTTATTGGTGGAGGTCCAAGTGGTTCATGTGCGGCAGAAATACTTGCTAAAGCTGGAATAAAAACTTGGCTCTTCGAGAGAAAATTAGATAATGCGAAACCATGTGGAGGAGCAATTCCACTTTGCATGGTCGAAGAATTTGATTTACCTGAGTCAATTATTGATAGAAAAGTAAGGCATATGAGAATGATATCTCCCTCAAATAGAGAAGTAGATATAAGTTTAGATAGAGTTTATGGGAAAAGTGATAATGAGTTTATTGGGATGTGTAGAAGAGAAGTAATGGATGCCTTTATGCGTAACAGAGCATCAGATCTTGGTGCTACATTAATAAATGGATTAGTTACTTCTATTGATACTGGAGATAATAATCAAGGGCCATATAAGCTTTCCTACTCAGATTTTACGAATGGAGATAAAAAGGGGGAACTAAAAGAGCTTACTGTTGACCTTTTGATCGGAGCTGATGGAGCCAATAGCAGAGTCGCAAAAGCAATGGATGCAGGTGACTACAAAGTTGCTATAGCATTTCAGGAAAGAATTAAATTGCCTAAAGAAGAAATGAGTTACTACGAAGATCTTGCTGAAATGTATGTTGGGACTGATGTTTCTCCTGATTTTTATGGGTGGGTATTTCCTAAATATGATCATGTTGCTGTGGGCACAGGAACCATGCAAAAGAATCAGTCATTAATTAAAGGACTTCAAGAGGGTGTAAGAAATAGGGCAAAGAAAAGACTTGTTAATGGTGAAGTAATAAAGGTAGAAGCTCACCCTATTCCAGAGCATCCAAGGCCAAGAAGGGTAGTTGGGAGAATGGCATTGGTTGGTGATGCAGCTGGTTATGTTACAAAAAGTTCTGGAGAGGGTATTTATTTTGCTGCAAAAAGCGGAAGAATGTGTGCTGAAGAAATTGTTGAAGCATCAAAAAATGGTCAAGTAATTCCATCAGAAAAAGATTTAAAAAACTATCTTAAAAAATGGGATAAAAAATATGGCACAACTTATAAGGTGCTAGAAATCCTTCAAAATATTTTCTACAGAAATGATTCTGCTAGAGAAGCCTTTGTTGAGATGTGTGATGACATGGATGTTCAAAGACTTACTTTTGATAGTTACTTATACAAAAGAGTTGTATCTATGAAACCATTACAGCAACTTAAAATTACCATGCTTACACTTGGTTCGATTTTAAGAGGGAAAGCCCTAGCGCCTCTAAAGTATAAACCCGTTGATAGTGCTGTTAGGGAAAATAATGAAGTAGAAAAAATGCTAGAAAATTATTCAATAAAGGGAGGAATTAAAGTTAAGAGTTCAAAAGTGTAA
- the rpe gene encoding ribulose-phosphate 3-epimerase, which translates to MTESNQAISTGANRPIQIIPSVLPADWANMGACVKELEEAGVDRIQFDVMDGNFVPNLTFGPEMIAACRKYCNVPFETQLMVSQYNCETMLESYVKATKGANGEPGVVIAHAEANIHLHRVLGRIRDLGGSPSVALNPHTPFEMIKNIMDMVDHVLVMTVNPGFGGQAYIPTMLNKIREIRNFIIEKNLDVDIEVDGGIKANWTISQCADAGANCFIAGSGMFAYPTLKEGCDDLRKVAQEAQKGNVLSEP; encoded by the coding sequence ATGACTGAGTCAAATCAAGCAATTTCAACTGGTGCTAATAGACCAATTCAAATAATTCCTTCAGTTTTACCAGCAGATTGGGCAAATATGGGGGCATGTGTGAAAGAGCTCGAGGAGGCTGGAGTAGATAGGATTCAATTTGATGTAATGGATGGAAATTTCGTGCCAAATCTTACATTTGGGCCTGAAATGATTGCTGCATGCAGGAAATATTGCAATGTCCCTTTTGAAACTCAATTAATGGTGAGCCAATATAACTGTGAAACCATGCTTGAATCTTATGTAAAAGCTACAAAAGGGGCAAATGGTGAACCAGGAGTAGTAATAGCTCATGCTGAAGCAAATATTCATTTGCATAGAGTTCTTGGAAGGATAAGAGATTTAGGAGGATCTCCTTCTGTTGCATTAAACCCTCATACTCCTTTTGAAATGATTAAAAACATAATGGATATGGTTGATCATGTTTTGGTTATGACAGTTAATCCAGGATTTGGAGGACAAGCTTATATACCAACAATGCTTAATAAAATCAGAGAAATAAGAAACTTTATAATCGAAAAAAACTTAGATGTCGACATTGAAGTTGATGGAGGGATAAAAGCGAATTGGACTATTTCACAATGTGCCGATGCTGGTGCCAATTGTTTTATCGCAGGTAGTGGAATGTTTGCTTACCCAACATTAAAAGAGGGATGTGATGACTTGAGAAAAGTTGCACAAGAAGCACAAAAGGGGAATGTTCTTTCAGAGCCTTAA
- a CDS encoding NADPH-dependent assimilatory sulfite reductase hemoprotein subunit, with protein MIKVEKVKKKKVSAKEETVCLANGLEVSKFENFKKSSQFLKEPLASELVNESDHFTNDAVQLLKFHGSYQQDNRENRKPGKSKDWQMMLRLRNPGGEVPGKLFLALDELSDKLGNGTLRATTRQAFQMHGIRKENLKEVIQTIVNSMGSTLAACGDINRNVMAPAAPFDSPNYIIARALAKKVADLLTPMAGQGTFLELWADGDLEYTIKPDKDIEVIRKLQFKDNVFSGIKDEPLYGSTYLPRKFKCAVTVPGDNSVDLLTNDIGIVAFTSKDGNLEGCNFYVGGGMGRTHNNEETFARIADPLGYVEEPYVYELIQSIVAIQRDYGDRKSRKNSRMKYLLHRKGIKWFKKILSDKYFKKEIKKIRKEPDKVLIDYLGWHKQNKTTHFVGLPLLSGRLSGEKKNTITSIVKKYNLDLRLTPNQDILLCNIPNKNKGEIQKSLSKIGYENLENINEIQRHALACPALPLCGLAMTEAERILPDVLKRIENLLLDLKIQKTVLFRMTGCPNGCTRPYMAELALVGSGQNKYQLWLGGSKNLQRLAKPFLQRMELNDLEKTLQPLFDNWKSNLDLDFGDFINTQEENYILNLLNENQ; from the coding sequence TTGATCAAGGTTGAGAAAGTAAAAAAGAAAAAAGTTTCTGCAAAGGAAGAGACTGTTTGTTTAGCAAATGGACTAGAAGTCTCTAAATTTGAAAATTTTAAAAAAAGTAGCCAATTTCTTAAGGAACCACTTGCTTCAGAATTAGTCAATGAAAGTGATCATTTTACTAATGATGCAGTTCAGTTATTAAAATTTCATGGTAGTTATCAACAAGATAACAGGGAAAATAGAAAGCCGGGCAAAAGTAAAGATTGGCAAATGATGCTTAGGTTAAGAAATCCGGGCGGTGAAGTCCCTGGGAAATTATTTTTAGCATTAGATGAATTATCTGACAAACTAGGTAATGGAACACTTAGGGCCACTACAAGACAAGCCTTTCAAATGCATGGAATCAGAAAGGAGAACCTAAAGGAAGTAATTCAAACAATAGTAAATTCAATGGGCTCCACATTAGCTGCATGTGGAGACATTAATAGAAATGTTATGGCCCCTGCGGCTCCATTTGATTCGCCGAACTATATTATTGCAAGAGCATTGGCAAAAAAAGTTGCAGATCTTCTCACCCCAATGGCTGGTCAAGGCACTTTTCTAGAGCTTTGGGCTGATGGAGATTTAGAGTACACCATAAAGCCTGATAAAGATATTGAAGTAATTAGGAAGCTCCAATTCAAAGATAATGTTTTTAGTGGAATAAAAGATGAGCCTCTTTATGGTTCAACTTATTTACCGAGAAAATTCAAATGTGCCGTGACAGTTCCTGGGGACAATTCTGTTGATCTTCTTACCAATGACATAGGAATAGTTGCCTTTACTTCTAAAGATGGAAACTTAGAAGGATGCAACTTCTATGTTGGAGGTGGTATGGGTCGCACACATAATAATGAAGAGACCTTTGCCAGAATTGCAGATCCACTTGGATATGTTGAAGAACCTTATGTTTATGAATTAATACAAAGCATTGTGGCTATTCAAAGAGATTATGGTGATAGAAAATCAAGAAAAAATTCGAGAATGAAATATCTTCTTCATAGAAAAGGTATTAAATGGTTCAAAAAGATACTCTCTGATAAGTATTTCAAAAAAGAAATAAAAAAAATTAGAAAAGAACCTGATAAGGTTCTTATTGATTATCTAGGTTGGCATAAACAAAATAAAACCACCCATTTCGTTGGTTTACCATTATTATCAGGAAGATTATCTGGAGAGAAGAAGAATACCATCACAAGTATTGTTAAAAAATATAATTTAGATTTAAGACTCACACCTAATCAAGATATTTTACTTTGTAATATTCCCAATAAAAACAAAGGTGAAATTCAAAAATCTTTATCAAAAATTGGATACGAAAATTTAGAAAACATTAATGAAATACAAAGACATGCTTTAGCTTGTCCTGCTTTACCACTTTGTGGTCTTGCAATGACTGAAGCTGAAAGAATATTACCTGATGTATTAAAAAGGATTGAAAATTTACTATTAGATCTAAAAATACAAAAGACAGTATTATTCAGAATGACAGGATGTCCGAATGGATGTACCAGGCCTTATATGGCTGAATTAGCACTTGTTGGAAGTGGGCAAAACAAATACCAATTATGGTTGGGGGGAAGTAAAAATCTACAAAGGCTTGCTAAACCTTTTTTACAAAGAATGGAACTTAACGATTTAGAAAAAACTCTTCAACCATTATTTGATAATTGGAAGAGTAATTTGGATTTGGATTTCGGAGATTTTATAAATACTCAAGAAGAAAATTATATATTAAATTTACTAAATGAAAATCAATAG
- the lptB gene encoding LPS export ABC transporter ATP-binding protein: protein MNLTIHNVSLSIKGRLIVNDVSITVNPGEVVGLMGPNGAGKTTTFNLAVGNIKPDKGVILMNGKNITNLPLPIRSRLGLGYLTQEASIFRDLTVKDNIDLALQNSSYSRAAIRNRREQLINEFNLNNFVDNYGYQLSGGERRRCEIARALTVGRKGPKYLLLDEPFAGIDPLAVNDLKKLILKLSSDGVGILITDHNVRETLLITNKSYVLSEGKILANGSSSELADNPIVKKYYLGNNFKL, encoded by the coding sequence ATGAACCTAACAATTCATAATGTATCCCTTTCAATTAAGGGAAGATTAATCGTAAATGATGTTTCCATAACTGTTAATCCAGGGGAAGTTGTAGGTTTGATGGGGCCTAATGGTGCTGGGAAAACTACAACTTTTAATCTTGCAGTTGGGAACATAAAACCAGATAAAGGTGTAATTTTAATGAATGGGAAAAATATAACCAATCTTCCTCTACCAATCAGATCAAGACTTGGGTTAGGGTACTTAACTCAGGAAGCGAGTATATTTAGAGATCTCACTGTTAAAGATAATATAGATTTGGCTTTACAAAATTCATCTTATAGTAGAGCAGCGATAAGAAATAGAAGAGAACAATTAATTAATGAATTTAATTTGAATAACTTTGTAGATAATTATGGTTATCAACTTTCAGGAGGAGAGAGGAGGAGGTGTGAGATAGCTAGAGCTCTCACTGTAGGCAGAAAAGGACCTAAATATTTGTTATTAGATGAACCTTTTGCTGGAATCGATCCTCTAGCTGTTAATGATCTAAAGAAACTAATTCTTAAATTAAGTAGTGATGGGGTTGGGATTCTCATTACAGACCATAATGTGAGGGAAACCCTTCTAATTACTAACAAATCATATGTATTAAGTGAAGGAAAAATTTTAGCTAACGGTTCTTCAAGTGAGTTGGCTGATAATCCAATAGTCAAGAAGTATTATCTAGGAAATAATTTCAAACTTTGA
- the glyS gene encoding glycine--tRNA ligase subunit beta, producing MSKYLLEIGTEELPAKFSHSVLEQFRSLIEFELDKKLIKFEQIVVTSTPRRIVLLLKGLVDYAEDKIIERKGPKANLAYLNGCPTNAALGFANSLDIDVGELEIKNTEKGDFVFGKKIEKGLSTKTSLSSIIPKLVSSLQGPRFMKWGGGNIKFSRPIRWIASIYNDEILDFEFDPKIKISNKTKSHRLINEVLEVQNPDEFFELLKRNRVIAIRKERKEKIESLINQASKSLNLKPDLSEGLLNELTDLVEWPDLIIGKFSNEFLDLPVEVLSTVMKIHQRYVPLLFKNESFSKLDLSSEKNISTTFCVISNGLEESNNNIAKGNEKVLRARFSDAKFFVESDKKVTSIERNEKLKSVSYLKGLGNIFQRVERIEEVTKKILKFLNDKSLEEKKIIEAAKYCKNDLCSEIVYEFPELQGIMGGKYLKYEGFSEDVCLAVAEHYLPSFYKDALPSTKCGAIVSIADKVETLISIFISGKRPSGSSDPYALRRNLNGVIKIIWDYELDLPLDKLFNELIDFWKIVFPNLNFSRETVFNDLNEFLVQRIVSHLEEMSLSKELIKAVCSSDELSQKRVLDIVDLKNRINSIINFNEKDNFLEIQNVITRVSKLANKSDFSKEVLSTRDYVNTKLFEKDCEFKVFEFIGELEKLFSEGYCNYLELLNLFEINVKTIEDLFDNEKGVLIMSEDLKIRNNRLNLLSLIRNYSLKIADFTLLNS from the coding sequence TTGTCTAAATATTTACTTGAGATAGGAACTGAAGAGTTGCCCGCAAAATTTTCTCATTCTGTTCTAGAGCAATTTAGATCTCTAATAGAATTTGAATTGGATAAAAAGTTAATCAAATTCGAACAAATAGTTGTTACCTCCACACCAAGGAGGATAGTTCTACTTCTCAAAGGTTTAGTTGATTATGCAGAAGATAAGATAATAGAAAGAAAAGGGCCTAAAGCAAATTTAGCTTATTTAAATGGATGTCCTACTAATGCTGCTTTAGGATTTGCTAATAGCTTAGATATAGATGTAGGTGAGCTAGAAATAAAAAACACGGAAAAGGGTGATTTTGTATTTGGAAAGAAAATTGAGAAAGGACTATCAACAAAAACATCTTTGTCTTCGATTATCCCAAAATTAGTAAGTAGTCTTCAAGGTCCTAGATTTATGAAATGGGGGGGTGGGAACATAAAATTTTCAAGACCTATCAGGTGGATAGCCTCTATTTATAATGATGAAATTCTTGATTTTGAATTTGATCCAAAAATCAAAATAAGTAATAAAACTAAAAGTCATAGGCTAATCAATGAAGTTTTAGAAGTTCAGAATCCTGATGAATTTTTTGAATTATTGAAACGAAATAGAGTAATAGCTATTCGAAAAGAAAGAAAAGAAAAAATTGAAAGTTTAATAAATCAGGCATCTAAATCTTTAAATCTGAAACCTGACCTTTCAGAAGGATTACTAAATGAACTAACTGATTTAGTTGAATGGCCAGACTTAATTATTGGTAAATTTAGTAATGAATTTCTTGATCTTCCGGTTGAAGTTCTCTCAACAGTCATGAAAATTCATCAGAGATACGTTCCTCTTTTATTTAAAAACGAAAGTTTTTCTAAACTAGATTTAAGCTCTGAAAAAAATATTAGTACAACTTTCTGCGTTATTTCAAATGGTCTTGAAGAATCAAATAATAATATTGCCAAAGGTAATGAGAAAGTATTAAGGGCAAGGTTTTCAGATGCAAAGTTTTTCGTAGAAAGTGACAAAAAAGTTACTTCAATCGAAAGAAATGAAAAGCTTAAATCTGTTTCATATTTAAAAGGACTTGGAAATATATTTCAGAGGGTAGAAAGGATAGAGGAAGTTACTAAAAAAATTCTAAAATTTTTAAATGATAAGTCTTTAGAAGAAAAAAAAATAATAGAAGCTGCTAAATACTGTAAAAACGACTTATGTAGCGAAATTGTTTACGAATTCCCTGAGCTGCAAGGAATAATGGGTGGTAAATATCTTAAATATGAGGGATTTAGTGAGGATGTTTGCTTGGCTGTCGCTGAGCATTATTTACCTTCTTTTTATAAAGATGCTTTGCCCTCCACAAAATGTGGTGCAATAGTTTCCATAGCAGATAAGGTCGAAACTTTAATAAGTATATTTATTTCTGGTAAACGTCCTAGTGGATCATCTGATCCTTATGCTTTAAGAAGAAATTTGAATGGAGTGATTAAAATAATTTGGGATTATGAACTTGATTTACCTTTAGATAAATTATTCAATGAACTTATTGATTTTTGGAAAATCGTATTTCCGAATTTAAACTTCTCAAGAGAAACAGTATTTAATGATTTAAATGAATTTTTAGTTCAAAGAATTGTTAGTCATCTAGAAGAAATGTCACTAAGTAAAGAATTAATAAAGGCCGTTTGCTCTTCTGATGAATTATCTCAAAAAAGAGTATTGGATATTGTTGATCTTAAAAATAGGATTAACTCTATTATTAATTTTAACGAAAAGGATAATTTTTTGGAAATCCAGAATGTAATTACTAGGGTAAGCAAATTAGCAAATAAAAGTGATTTTTCAAAAGAGGTTCTCTCAACAAGAGATTATGTAAACACAAAACTTTTTGAAAAAGATTGTGAATTCAAAGTTTTTGAATTTATTGGAGAATTAGAAAAACTTTTTTCAGAAGGTTATTGCAATTATTTGGAACTTCTAAATTTGTTTGAGATTAATGTAAAAACTATTGAGGATTTATTTGATAATGAAAAGGGAGTCCTAATAATGTCAGAGGACTTAAAAATAAGAAATAATAGACTCAATTTGTTGAGCTTAATTAGAAATTATTCTCTAAAAATTGCCGATTTTACACTTTTGAACTCTTAA
- the ccsB gene encoding c-type cytochrome biogenesis protein CcsB has protein sequence MILNNFFKNLIYEPVSVLGLLVFYFLLINLPISLGAVFKNKSSSAVKLITIFVNLLITLQLLFRWSISGHFPISNLYESLYFLTWGITLGQLLIEREYQAPIIPSIAIPIELLTVAFACFVLPEDLKLSSNLVPALRSSWLVMHVSVVMLSYAALIIGSLLSMSVLFINKNKPLQIRSSSTGIGGFNLSNSYPVNDLVEPIEFSHSEELDTLSYRSILVGFVLLTLGLISGAVWANEAWGTWWSWDPKETWAFISWLFYAAYLHMRISKGWQGRKPALLASTGFLVVLVCYLGVNFLGIGLHSYGWIFE, from the coding sequence ATGATACTAAATAATTTTTTTAAAAATTTAATATATGAACCGGTTTCAGTTTTAGGTCTTTTAGTTTTTTATTTTTTATTAATTAACTTACCAATTTCTTTGGGTGCAGTTTTTAAAAACAAGTCTTCTTCTGCTGTAAAACTGATTACCATTTTTGTTAACTTATTAATAACATTACAATTACTTTTTAGGTGGTCAATTTCTGGGCATTTTCCTATTAGTAATTTGTATGAATCCCTTTATTTTCTTACTTGGGGTATCACATTAGGTCAACTATTGATTGAAAGAGAATACCAAGCTCCAATAATTCCTTCAATTGCTATACCTATTGAGTTACTGACTGTGGCTTTTGCTTGTTTTGTTTTACCCGAGGATTTGAAATTATCATCGAACTTAGTTCCAGCTTTAAGGTCTAGTTGGTTAGTAATGCATGTTAGCGTAGTAATGCTTAGTTATGCAGCATTAATAATAGGTTCTTTGCTTTCAATGTCCGTTTTGTTTATTAATAAAAATAAGCCGCTTCAAATCAGAAGTAGTTCTACCGGTATAGGAGGATTTAACCTTTCAAATAGTTATCCTGTAAATGATTTAGTTGAACCTATTGAATTTTCTCATTCAGAAGAATTAGATACATTAAGTTATCGTTCTATATTAGTAGGTTTTGTTCTTTTGACTCTCGGTTTAATTTCAGGTGCAGTTTGGGCTAATGAGGCCTGGGGCACATGGTGGAGTTGGGACCCAAAAGAAACATGGGCATTTATCTCATGGTTGTTTTATGCCGCTTATCTGCATATGAGAATAAGCAAGGGTTGGCAAGGACGTAAACCAGCATTATTAGCATCTACAGGCTTTTTAGTTGTTTTAGTTTGCTATTTAGGAGTAAATTTTTTAGGCATAGGGTTACATAGTTATGGATGGATATTTGAGTGA
- a CDS encoding M15 family metallopeptidase has translation MELNKDIDQFDIPLAKRTYLNNPNSTLLKNLLIFSPFLFLIFSVAALRLTKNIEIGSLDNLNFQAQTNHDHRILGHLPYAEISKEKLVLIEPNIEVHMDMRDSLLKMREEAKKDGIYLVFLSGYRSINLQNDIFYSLKSIRNQVAAERARVSAPPGYSEHSTGFAIDIGDATQREKDFETDFENTDAFRWLIKNAAKFHFKLSFNKDNKYIDYEPWHWRYEGSIEALKVFESSNRKL, from the coding sequence TTGGAACTAAACAAAGATATCGATCAATTTGATATACCACTTGCAAAAAGAACTTACCTAAATAATCCAAATTCAACATTATTAAAAAATCTATTAATATTTTCTCCATTTCTTTTTCTTATCTTTTCTGTCGCTGCATTGCGATTAACTAAAAATATAGAAATAGGATCTCTTGATAATCTCAATTTCCAGGCTCAGACAAATCACGACCATAGAATACTAGGTCATTTACCCTATGCAGAAATTTCTAAGGAGAAACTAGTTTTAATTGAGCCTAATATTGAAGTTCATATGGATATGCGCGATTCTCTACTAAAGATGAGAGAAGAAGCCAAAAAGGATGGGATATATTTAGTCTTCTTGAGTGGTTATAGATCAATAAATTTGCAAAACGATATCTTTTATTCTTTAAAATCTATTAGAAATCAAGTAGCTGCAGAAAGAGCTAGAGTTTCAGCACCTCCAGGGTATTCTGAACATAGTACAGGTTTCGCAATCGATATTGGTGATGCTACTCAAAGAGAGAAAGACTTTGAAACCGATTTCGAAAATACTGACGCCTTTAGATGGCTAATAAAAAATGCAGCTAAATTTCACTTTAAGTTATCGTTCAACAAAGATAATAAATACATAGATTACGAACCCTGGCATTGGAGATATGAGGGGTCAATTGAAGCATTAAAAGTTTTTGAAAGCTCAAATAGAAAATTATAA